A genome region from Brassica oleracea var. oleracea cultivar TO1000 chromosome C2, BOL, whole genome shotgun sequence includes the following:
- the LOC106322540 gene encoding HVA22-like protein a, with the protein MGSGVGSFLKVLLRNFDVLAGPVVSLVYPLHASVRAIETQSHADDKQWLTYWVLYSLLTLFELTFAKLIEWVPIWSYAKLILTCWLVIPYFSGAAYVYEHFVRPVFVNPQSINIWYVPKKMDFFRKPDDVLTAAEKYIAENGPDAFEKILSRADKSRRYKQHETMYGEEYLNEGNFKSY; encoded by the exons ATGGGATCTGGAGTTGGAAGTTTCCTCAAGGTTCTTTTGAGGAACTTCGATGTTCTTGCTGG GCCTGTTGTTAGTCTCGTTTATCCACT ACATGCCTCAGTGAGAGCAATTGAAACTCAATCTCACGCTGATGACAAACAATGGCTCACTTACTGGGTCCTTTACTCCTTACTCACACTCTTCGAGCTCACATTCGCCAAGCTCATCGAATG GGTACCGATTTGGTCATATGCGAAGCTTATCTTGACTTGCTGGCTTGTGATTCCTTACTTTAGCGGCGCTGCTTATGTCTATGAACACTTTGTGAGACCTGTGTTTGTTAATCCACAGAGTATTAACATCTGGTATGTGCCAAAGAAGATGGATTTCTTCAGAAAGCCAGATGATGTGTTAACTGCTGCTGAGAAGTACATTGCTGAGAATGGTCCTGATGCTTTCGAGAAGATCTTAAGCCGA GCTGATAAATCAAGAAGATATAAACAGCATGAGACTATGTATGGTGAGGAGTATCTGAATGAAGGGAACTTCAAAAGCTATTAA
- the LOC106325476 gene encoding glutathione S-transferase U10-like, whose amino-acid sequence MEENKSKVTLHGMWASTYSKRVEIALKLKGILYEYVEEDLSNKTESLVQLNPVHKKVPLLVHDGKPVAESQVILEYIDETWKNSPRLLPEDSYERAQVRFWVSYINEQVIEVMRKVLFQEGEAQEKAIEEARERFKVLEEGLKKHFPNKIIRENDDVGLLDIIIISTFGSHKDYHELFGVGIIDPVNTPTLYNWIESLKELAVIKEAEVPSDRLVPFLQMYRQMHLQQAANT is encoded by the exons ATGGAGGAGAACAAGAGCAAAGTGACACTACATGGGATGTGGGCAAGCACATACTCAAAGAGAGTCGAAATCGCCCTTAAACTTAAGGGTATACTCTACGAGTACGTGGAAGAAGATCTAAGCAACAAGACGGAGTCGCTAGTTCAACTCAACCCTGTTCACAAGAAGGTTCCTCTTCTTGTCCATGATGGTAAACCAGTGGCTGAATCACAAGTGATTCTTGAATATATCGATGAAACGTGGAAGAATTCTCCTCGTCTCTTGCCAGAGGATTCTTATGAAAGGGCCCAGGTCCGGTTCTGGGTCAGCTACATCAACGAACAG GTGATTGAGGTCATGCGTAAAGTTCTGTTTCAAGAAGGTGAAGCTCAAGAAAAGGCTATAGAAGAGGCTAGAGAGAGGTTCAAAGTTCTTGAAGAAGGACTAAAGAAGCATTTCCCGAATAAAATCATCAGAGAGAATGATGATGTCGGGCTTTTGGACATCATCATTATCTCTACTTTTGGATCCCACAAAGATTATCATGAACTGTTCGGTGTAGGGATCATTGATCCAGTGAACACTCCAACATTATACAACTGGATAGAGAGCCTGAAAGAGCTGGCCGTGATTAAAGAAGCTGAAGTGCCTAGTGATAGGTTGGTGCCCTTTCTCCAGATGTATAGACAAATGCATCTCCAGCAGGCTGCAAACACGTAA
- the LOC106323253 gene encoding pentatricopeptide repeat-containing protein At1g74630: MSIALHHHNSLLTSCKTLRALTQIHASFIKSCLDTDSYFTGKLILQCSISIPGALPYARRLLLSYPRPDAFMFNTLVRGYSQSDNPQSSISVFVEMMRKARIFPDSFSFAFVIKAAASFGSLGTGFQLHCQALKHGLGSHMFVATTLIGLYGECGCVEFARKVFDEMPKRNLVAWNAVVTACFRGNDVAGAEEIFGEMSVRDQMSWNVMLAGYTKAGEVESAKRLFSDMPSKDDVSWSTMIVGFAHNGSFHEAFSCFRELLRAEMRPNEVSLSGVLSACSQSGAFEFGKALHGFVDKAGYSWIVSVNNALIDMYSRCGDVSLARLVFESMPEKKSIVSWTSMIAGLAMYGHGEEAIRLFNEMTESSVTPDKISFVSLLYACSHAGLIREGEDYFSKMKRVYNIKPEIEHYGCMVDLYGRSGKLQKAYSFICQMPVPPTAVVWRTLLGACSSHGDTELAEEVKHKLNELDPNNPGDLVLLSNVYATSGKWKDVASIRKSMIVNKIKKVTGWSLVEVDKAMYKFTAGEKKKGRIITEAHEKLKEIILRLKDEAGYAPEVANALYDIEEEEKEDQVSKHSEKLALAFALARFRQGASIRIVKNLRICRDCHAVMKLTSRVYGVEIVVRDRSRFHSFKDGSCSCRDYW, translated from the coding sequence ATGTCTATTGCACTACACCATCACAACTCTCTCCTCACTAGCTGCAAGACCTTGAGAGCACTAACCCAAATCCATGCCTCCTTCATCAAATCCTGCCTCGACACCGATTCCTACTTCACCGGAAAACTCATCCTACAATGTTCCATCTCCATCCCCGGCGCTTTACCCTACGCTCGCCGTCTGTTGCTCTCTTATCCTCGCCCTGACGCCTTCATGTTCAACACTCTCGTCCGAGGGTACTCACAATCCGACAACCCGCAGAGCTCCATCTCCGTGTTTGTTGAGATGATGAGGAAAGCTCGGATTTTTCCGGACAGCTTCTCCTTCGCGTTTGTAATCAAGGCGGCGGCGAGTTTCGGGTCTTTGGGAACTGGGTTTCAGTTGCATTGTCAAGCTTTGAAGCATGGGTTGGGTTCGCATATGTTCGTCGCCACTACCTTGATCGGTCTGTACGGGGAATGCGGGTGCGTGGAGTTTGCTCGCAAGGTGTTCGATGAAATGCCTAAACGGAATTTAGTTGCGTGGAATGCTGTGGTCACGGCCTGTTTCAGGGGGAATGACGTTGCGGGAGCCGAGGAGATCTTTGGTGAGATGAGTGTGAGGGATCAGATGTCGTGGAACGTGATGCTCGCTGGTTACACTAAAGCCGGAGAGGTTGAGAGTGCTAAACGTTTGTTTTCGGATATGCCTAGCAAGGATGATGTCTCTTGGAGCACTATGATTGTCGGGTTTGCGCATAACGGTAGCTTCCATGAGGCTTTCTCTTGTTTCAGGGAGCTTCTACGTGCAGAGATGAGACCAAATGAAGTAAGCCTGAGTGGAGTTCTCTCTGCATGTTCCCAGTCTGGGGCGTTTGAGTTTGGGAAGGCGTTACACGGGTTTGTAGATAAAGCAGGGTATAGTTGGATAGTCTCGGTGAACAATGCGCTTATCGATATGTATTCTAGGTGCGGTGATGTCTCATTAGCTAGGTTAGTCTTTGAAAGTATGCCAGAGAAGAAGAGCATTGTGTCTTGGACTTCAATGATTGCGGGATTAGCAATGTATGGTCACGGTGAAGAAGCTATTAGACTCTTCAATGAAATGACTGAGTCTAGCGTTACCCCTGACAAGATATCTTTCGTTTCGCTTCTGTATGCTTGCAGTCACGCTGGACTGATCAGAGAAGGTGAAGATTACTTCTCTAAGATGAAGAGAGTTTACAACATAAAACCAGAGATTGAACACTATGGTTGCATGGTTGATTTATATGGCCGATCTGGAAAACTCCAAAAGGCTTACAGTTTCATATGCCAAATGCCAGTTCCACCAACTGCTGTTGTGTGGCGCACTCTTCTCGGCGCTTGCAGTAGTCATGGGGATACAGAGCTGGCCGAGGAAGTTAAACACAAGCTTAATGAGCTTGACCCAAACAACCCTGGTGATCTTGTTCTTTTGTCGAATGTTTATGCTACTTCTGGTAAATGGAAGGACGTTGCTTCTATCAGAAAGTCAATGATTGTGAATAAGATCAAGAAGGTAACTGGTTGGAGCTTGGTTGAGGTTGATAAAGCCATGTACAAGTTCACTGCCGGTGAGAAAAAGAAGGGAAGAATCATTACAGAGGCCCACGAGAAGCTAAAGGAAATCATCTTGAGGCTTAAAGATGAAGCTGGGTATGCCCCGGAAGTTGCAAATGCTTTGTATGATATAGAAGAAGAAGAAAAGGAGGATCAAGTGAGTAAACACAGTGAGAAGCTTGCACTTGCATTTGCTCTAGCTAGATTTCGCCAAGGAGCAAGTATCAGGATAGTAAAGAATCTGAGAATTTGCAGAGATTGTCACGCTGTGATGAAGCTGACCTCGAGAGTTTATGGAGTAGAGATTGTGGTCAGAGACAGAAGCCGCTTCCATTCGTTCAAGGATGGTTCCTGTTCATGCCGTGATTACTGGTAA
- the LOC106327898 gene encoding uncharacterized protein LOC106327898 — MAASAAFSVSSPPLVPSSCKIRRPFLLLGSKSFKPVSVRASVGNPSISIDDKVSVQTKTSKWQWKFKGNSIGIHYEEHEGEKSESAKNILMIPTISDVSTVEEWRSVARNIVQRDGEVNWRATIVDWPGLGYSDKLKMDYDTDVMERFVVDFMNSPESPMSHAGNDDIVIIGGGHAATLAVRATQRGLLKPSAIAAVAPTWAGPLPIVFGRDSSMVTRYGLLRGTLRAPGVGWMMYNMLVSNEKSIESQYKSHVYADQSNVTDAIIQSKYELTKQKGSRYVPAAFLTGLLDPVSSRDEFLQLFADLEGKLPVMVMSTKGAPKRSKAEMEALRGAKGVCKFVEVEGALLPQEEYPSLVAQELYNFLQETNASSS; from the exons ATGGCTGCTTCAGCTGCTTTCTCTGTATCCTCACCACCTCTCGTACCCTCTTCCTGCAAAATTCGAAGACCGTTTCTCTTGCTTGGTTCAAAAAGCTTCAAACCCGTTTCGGTTAGAGCTTCTGTCGGAAACCCCTCGATCTCCATCGATGACAAAGTTTCAGTCCAAACTAAG ACAAGCAAGTGGCAGTGGAAGTTCAAGGGAAACTCGATTGGTATACACTACGAGGAGCATGAGGGAGAGAAGAGTGAATCAGCTAAGAATATCCTGATGATACCAACGATATCAGATGTTAGCACCGTGGAGGAGTGGAGATCTGTGGCTAGAAACATTGTGCAGCGTGATGGGGAAGTTAATTGGCGTGCAACTATTGTAGATTGGCCTGGTCTTGGTTACTCTGATAAACTTAAGATGGATTACGACACAGATGTCATGGAGAGGTTTGTGGTTGACTTCATGAACTCACCTGAGAGCCCAATGAGCCATGCAG GTAATGATGATATAGTAATCATTGGAGGAGGACATGCAGCAACACTAGCAGTACGTGCTACCCAACGTGGGCTACTAAAACCATCAGCTATTGCTGCTGTTGCACCTACTTGGGCTGGACCTCTCCCTATTGTGTTTGGCCGTGACTCTTCCATGGTGACAAG GTATGGTCTCCTAAGAGGAACACTAAGAGCACCTGGTGTTGGTTGGATGATGTACAACATGCTAGTGAGCAACGAGAAATCAATCGAGTCTCAATACAAATCCCATGTTTATGCAGACCAAAGCAACGTGACTGACGCCATAATCCAAAGCAAATACGAGTTAACAAAGCAGAAGGGATCACGCTACGTCCCTGCAGCTTTCTTAACGGGTTTACTCGACCCGGTTTCATCCAGGGATGAGTTTCTCCAGCTGTTTGCTGATTTGGAAGGGAAACTTCCGGTTATGGTGATGTCAACGAAAGGAGCTCCAAAGAGATCAAAAGCTGAGATGGAGGCACTTAGAGGAGCCAAAGGAGTTTGCAAATTTGTGGAGGTTGAAGGTGCACTCTTGCCTCAAGAAGAGTATCCTTCTCTTGTTGCTCAAGAGCTCTACAACTTCTTGCAAGAGACCAATGCTTCTTCCTCGTAA
- the LOC106323737 gene encoding uncharacterized protein LOC106323737, with product MEPTLPFPNPANPTPPTLTDHYDNPYYLHNSDHAGLKLVTDRLTSGADFHSWRRSVRMALNVRNKLGFIDGTIRKPPFDSRDSGSWSRCNDMLATWLMNSVSKNIGKSLLFMSTAESIWNNLMSRFKQDDAPRVFEIEQRLCNINQGSLDVSAYYTKLITLWEEYKNYIELPVCTCGRCECNAAGLWEQLQQRGRVTKFLMGLNDSYEQTRRYILMLKPIPTIEEAFNIVAQDERQRNLKPVAQTESVALQTYGSAPATTPEYVDPSAYVSAYNTYRPRGNRPLCTHCGQLGHTVIATDPTTGVQLPYLPPPAISASSIDVNQLSSSQLQSIIQQLQSHIQSSATVASCSTASITEHGVMAEQSTSDSGATSHVCADLSKFQEVVAASDLTDLSQALMIGKGYVFRSLYILDLHHTFASNSAALCASFSVDSVTWHNRLGHPSAAKLKVLISIRLQRIQGARSDTRSVSITRDVIFHEHIFPFLNRDSPVFDFFHNFVLPMPASFINELPTASSSNTSRASSSSSSSSTLPHASSSVIPSTSSSTLPSPSSNALPSTSSYILPSSSSSTLPSTSSSALPIASSSSLPNEVPPTNGTARTDASVASGNADRPCRQTKAPSYLQNYHCALLQSHSSSIPLTHTTPYPLSSVLSYAKIKPHYKAFILSYSLETEPKNFHEAMSSDRWKKAVNMELHAMEENGTWYVVSLPPGKNVVGCKWVFTIKFNADGTVERYKGRLVAKGFIQQEGVDYNETFSPVIKLTSVKLMLGLAAIKGWTLTQMDVSNAFLHSTLDEEINMSLPQGYTPPDGVILPPNASESDTSLFVKATSPSFIAVLVYVDDIAIASNNDQDLTALKATLASAFKIKDLGPMRFFLGLEIARTTAGISICQRKYTLDLLESTGLHACKPASIPMDPYVHLSIEDGVPLPSARPYRELIGRLLYLTITRPDITFAVHKLSQFLQAPTDIHLHAAHRILRYLKGNPGQGLFYSASSDLCINAFADADWATCRDTRISTTGFCVYLGNSLICARSQKQKVVSRSSTEAEYRALADVTREIICFQKLLKDFQVDVMAVAKLFCDNKSAIYIATKHVELDCHIVHNQLKAVALKAIHVTSENQLTDILTKPLHPGPFNSLLGRLSVSSLYLPSPPD from the exons ATGGAGCCTACTCTTCCGTTTCCGAATCCGGCGAATCCGACTCCGCCGACTCTCACTGATCATTACGACAATCCCTATTATCTCCACAACTCCGATCATGCGGGATTGAAGTTAGTCACTGATCGATTGACTTCTGGTGCTGATTTTCATTCTTGGAGGCGTTCTGTTCGAATGGCATTGAACGTACGCAATAAGCTTGGGTTTATTGATGGTACGATTCGTAAACCTCCCTTTGATAGTAGAGATTCAGGTTCTTGGTCTAGATGCAATGATATGCTAGCAACTTGGTTGATGAACTCCGTTTCTAAGAATATTGGTAAAAGCTTGCTATTCATGTCTACTGCGGAGTCCATTTGGAACAATTTGATGTCAAGATTTAAGCAGGATGATGCGCCTCGTGTATTTGAGATTGAGCAGCGTTTGTGTAATATCAATCAAGGTTCACTGGATGTTAGTGCCTATTACACAAAGTTGATTACGCTTTGGGAGGAGTATAAGAACTATATTGAGTTGCCTGTCTGCACATGTGGACGTTGTGAGTGTAATGCAGCAGGTCTCTGGGAGCAGTTGCAACAACGAGGGCGTGTCACCAAGTTCCTCATGGGTCTTAATGATAGCTATGAGCAGACACGTCGATACATCCTCATGCTGAAGCCGATTCCCACTATTGAAGAAGCTTTTAATATCGTTGCTCAGGATGAGAGACAGAGGAATCTTAAACCAGTTGCTCAAACTGAGAGTGTGGCTCTTCAGACTTATGGCTCAGCTCCTGCGACAACTCCAGAGTATGTTGATCCTTCTGCATATGTTTCTGCTTACAACACCTATCGTCCTCGTGGTAATCGACCTCTCTGTACTCACTGTGGTCAACTTGGCCACACTGTT ATTGCTACTGATCCTACAACTGGTGTTCAGCTACCTTATTTGCCACCACCAGCTATCTCGGCGAGTTCTATAGATGTTAATCAGCTCAGCTCTTCTCAATTACAGTCCATCATTCAACAGCTCCAGTCTCATATTCAATCATCTGCTACTGTTGCTTCATGTTCTACTGCTTCTATCACTGAACATGGTGTCATGGCTGAACAATCCACCTCTG ATAGTGGTGCAACAAGTCATGTTTGTGCCGATCTGTCAAAGTTTCAGGAAGTTGTTGCCGCATCTGATCTCACA GACCTTTCTCAGGCCTTGATGATTGGGAAGGGTTATGTCTTCCGTAGTCTTTACATTCTCGATCTTCATCATACATTTGCTTCCAATTCCGCTGCTCTCTGTGCTTCATTCTCTGTTGATAGTGTTACTTGGCATAATCGTCTTGGTCATCCATCAGCTGCAAAGTTAAAGGTCCT GATATCCATCAGGTTACAAAGGATACAAGGTGCTAGATCAGATACTCGTTCTGTTTCCATTACTCGTGATGTCATTTTCCATGAGCATATCTTCCCATTTCTTAATAGAGATTCCCCTGTATTTGACTTCTTTCACAACTTTGTTCTTCCTATGCCTGCATCTTTTATAAATGAACTTCCTACTGCATCATCTTCTAATACTTCTCGTGCATCATCTTCTTCTTCCTCTTCATCTACATTACCTCATGCATCTTCATCAGTCATACCATCAACATCATCATCTACTTTACCTTCACCATCATCAAATGCATTACCATCTACATCATCTTATATTTTACCATCATCGTCCTCATCTACATTACCATCTACATCATCCTCTGCATTACCTATTGCATCATCTTCATCATTACCAAATGAGGTTCCGCCAACTAATGGGACTGCTAGAACAGATGCTTCAGTGGCTTCTGGGAATGCTGATAGACCATGCAGACAGACTAAGGCCCCTAGCTACTTACAAAACTATCATTGTGCCCTTTTACAATCTCATTCTTCCTCTATTCCACTTACTCATACTACTCCTTACCCACTTTCCTCTGTTCTTTCCTATGCCAAAATCAAACCACATTACAAAGCCTTTATTCTTTCCTATTCTCTTGAAACTGAACCCAAAAATTTTCATGAGGCCATGTCATCTGATCGGTGGAAGAAAGCTGTAAATATGGAGCTTCATGCAATGGAAGAAAATGGAACTTGGTATGTTGTCTCTCTTCCTCCAGGCAAGAACGTTGTTGGCTGTAAATGGGTTTTCACCATTAAATTCAACGCTGATGGAACCGTGGAGAGATACAAAGGTCGCTTAGTTGCTAAAGGATTTATTCAGCAAGAGGGCGTGGACTATAACGAGACTTTTTCTCCGGTTATCAAGCTTACAAGTGTTAAACTAATGTTGGGATTGGCTGCTATCAAAGGTTGGACTCTCACACAGATGGATGTCTCTAATGCCTTCCTGCATAGTACACTTGATGAGGAGATAAATATGTCGCTCCCTCAAGGTTATACGCCACCTGATGGTGTGATCTTGCCACCAAATGCT TCTGAGTCTGACACAAGTCTGTTTGTGAAAGCTACCTCCCCTTCCTTTATTGCGGTTCTCGTCTATGTTGACGACATTGCGATCGCTAGCAACAATGATCAAGACCTGACTGCTCTTAAGGCGACTCTGGCTTCTGCTTTCAAGATAAAAGACTTGGGTCCGATGAGATTTTTCCTTGGCTTGGAGATTGCGCGCACGACTGCAGGTATATCTATCTGTCAACGCAAGTATACTTTGGACTTGTTGGAGAGTACAGGTCTTCATGCTTGCAAACCAGCGTCTATTCCGATGGATCCTTATGTTCATCTCAGCATCGAAGATGGCGTTCCCTTACCGTCTGCTCGTCCTTATAGGGAGCTTATTGGTCGCTTGTTGTACCTGACTATTACACGTCCTGACATAACCTTTGCGGTTCACAAGCTTAGTCAGTTTCTTCAGGCTCCAACTGATATTCATCTTCATGCTGCTCATCGGATTCTACGCTATTTGAAAGGCAATCCTGGTCAAGGTCTCTTTTACTCTGCTTCATCTGATCTTTGTATCAATGCCTTTGCTGATGCTGATTGGGCTACATGTCGGGATACAAGGATCTCTACTACTGGCTTTTGTGTCTATCTCGGTAACTCTCTTATTTGCGCTCGTTCTCAGAAGCAAAAGGTGGTTAGCCGCAGTAGTACAGAAGCAGAATATCGTGCGCTCGCTGATGTTACACGGGAGATCATCTGTTTTCAGAAGTTGCTTAAGGATTTTCAGGTTGATGTGATGGCAGTTGCTAAGCTCTTCTGTGATAACAAGTCCGCCATCTACATTGCCACCAAACATGTTGAGTTGGATTGTCACATAGTTCACAATCAACTCAAAGCTGTTGCTCTCAAGGCTATACATGTTACCAGTGAGAACCAACTTACAGATATACTGACCAAGCCTCTACATCCTGGACCGTTTAACTCCTTACTTGGTCGTCTATCTGTTTCAAGCCTTTATCTTCCATCTCCTCCTGATTAA
- the LOC106323738 gene encoding uncharacterized protein LOC106323738: MQFRLLYFWDAPKNVKGGPGILLGIEMLMIDAEGTLAQGFIGQNRRNQYEKELQRGRIYTLTNFYASNNKVMYNVADQRLVICISHASALSKVEEDIEGILTERFRVHSFSDFEANCDLRGDLHDVVGHLKLVDGQVLHQRPVLCTNEDSTSRKVMVHLQLKEGPVINVYLWDEAAESFRLKFDASAAIPTVLLVTTVNPKRLGKLCLSSMSSSRVFFDEEVDPTKEYLAWLTTNPSVTSLVNPVEVVKAETLTISEISAFVKREPAQVIPFCY, encoded by the exons ATGCAGTTTCGGCTTCTTTATTTCTGGGATGCTCCCAAGAATGTCAAAGGAGGACCAGGGATCCTTCTTGGGATCGAGATGCTTATGATCGATGCGGAG GGAACTTTAGCTCAGGGGTTCATCGGTCAGAACCGTCGCAACCAGTATGAGAAAGAGCTCCAGCGTGGTAGAATCTACACACTGACAAACTTCTACGCGTCCAATAACAAGGTGATGTACAATGTTGCTGATCAGAGGCTGGTGATTTGCATCTCCCACGCCTCTGCCCTGTCGAAGGTTGAAGAAGACATTGAAGGCATTTTGACAGAGCGCTTCAGGGTGCATTCCTTTTCAGATTTTGAAGCCAACTGTGATCTCAGAGGGGATCTTCACG ATGTTGTTGGCCACCTTAAGCTGGTTGATGGCCAGGTTCTCCATCAGCGTCCGGTTTTGTGCACCAATGAAGACTCAACTTCTCGGAAAGTGATGGTCCATTTGCAGCTTAAAGA GGGTCCAGTGATTAACGTCTATCTATGGGACGAGGCCGCTGAAAGTTTTCGCTTGAAGTTTGACGCAAGCGCAGCCATTCCAACTGTTCTATTGGTCACCACGGTCAATCCTAAGAGACTCG GGAAATTGTGCCTAAGTTCAATGTCCTCTTCAAGAGTGTTTTTCGATGAAGAGGTTGACCCCACCAAGGAATACTTGGCCTG GTTAACCACGAACCCTTCTGTGACTTCTTTGGTCAACCCTGTTGAGGTTGTCAAAGCTGAGACTCTCACAATAAGTGAGATTTCCGCCTTTGTCAAGCGTGAGCCTGCTCAGGTAATCCCATTCTGTTATTAG